Proteins encoded in a region of the Stieleria neptunia genome:
- a CDS encoding ribbon-helix-helix domain-containing protein: MTKKKSNLDRASERRRVPQLRRRQTMNFNLPVEANDYVKSLVAQGRYQSEEEAVIEGIRLLKGREELRAKIAVGVSQLDHSESFDELTVFADVEEEIRRAESSGNQG; encoded by the coding sequence ATGACGAAGAAGAAATCTAATTTAGACCGTGCGTCGGAACGACGTCGTGTGCCCCAATTGCGGCGGAGACAAACAATGAACTTCAACTTACCGGTCGAAGCTAACGATTATGTTAAAAGCCTTGTCGCACAGGGTAGGTACCAATCGGAAGAAGAAGCAGTTATCGAGGGCATTCGATTATTGAAGGGACGTGAAGAACTTCGAGCGAAAATCGCGGTTGGCGTGAGCCAGCTTGATCATAGCGAGTCATTTGATGAACTGACCGTGTTCGCCGACGTCGAAGAAGAAATTCGCCGTGCAGAGTCGTCGGGCAATCAAGGATAG
- a CDS encoding DUF1553 domain-containing protein, translating to MKYGQSFFFCLALLVGGSASIAQDTAKSQPVVGQDVVHWDFDDDDVVPPTVRGSVQRELPGPRPPEFPDFAANNSAVRFGGGYMAIADTGPESQFDFTNGDAVTLEGWVNPIGIRPGDLWYVIGKGRTGSPGFARDNQNWSLRVTGDKGEARVNFLFATKPTGGDKHWHRWTSKQGFPLNTGWHHVAIRYRFGDPKSIRGFINGQPTDGVWDMGGATSEPPVVDDDEVRIGSRFKGMIDAVAIHREELDDNTIAAKFRRVGGPRVVKLQPEVMPELSDVPEGRVLMQLFSGFPTHDRWLYDGEMQPDESARWVGDEFLLPRIPLQFDDWGIRTGWNAPVLLRMAADVDLPVGTHAFLLRARGLGRLWVDGQLVSRTKAHSKAPPNGEEPMTPLAVPPLPGVRVHGYRQQEVIAEATIQPQADRTTRRCRVVLELLVGGSSRRTETGEVCVAMLTEDGTSYDVLGGGTKRLPLTDEAVQPALDRIENSLVQLDDQRRRAAAASQDSFWHRRHQLARQWTQEHPAPSIPAPGGHPVDAFVEQKIETAIAESAADDDRQSEHFHGKVLPLLREQCFRCHGEKTKGGLKLDSRAAALQGGESELPAVVPGDLESSELIAQIRSGAMPPTDEGLSNEQIKLLEQWVRDGATWPAPPLAPDQVALAPVVGDEAFLRRIYLDTVGVPPSADQARAFLGDQRADKRQRLIDDLLSDDRFADHWMSFWQDLLAENPSLLNASLNSTGPFRWFLYDALRDNKPLDRMLTELMLLRGGASEGGSAGFGVAAENDSPMAAKGHIIASAFLGIELQCARCHDSPYHSTTQQDLYSLAAMMARKSVKVPATSRVPSGFFENQQNRESLIQVTLAADESVTPEWPFAEQTGAVDGAEIDALMMKPTDTRERLTALVTAPQNTRFSSVIVNRVWKQLVGAGIVEPVHDWEGRGASHPQLLDWLAHELVANDYDLRHIVRRIVTSKLYQRSAIGTNLQASSELRFFNAPERRRLTAEQVVDSLHHATGNSIDVEELTFVHDGRRPLSNRQTLGRPSRAWMFGDIKNERDRPSLSLPKARAVLDVLEAFGWTGARQMPIVQRETDPNVLQPGILANGTLSMTLTRASQQSQLAELAIDAASAESLVETLFLRLLCRLPNSEERETFTAALADGFNERVLPDSEITQYEPPEPLPLVTWFNHLRPRANEIQVELERRVAAGPPPDPRLETSWREVYEDVVWSLVNHREFVWIP from the coding sequence ATGAAGTACGGTCAGTCATTTTTCTTCTGTCTGGCGTTGTTGGTCGGCGGCAGCGCGTCGATTGCCCAAGACACCGCGAAATCCCAGCCGGTGGTGGGCCAGGATGTCGTGCATTGGGACTTCGACGACGACGATGTCGTTCCGCCGACGGTTCGAGGCAGCGTGCAACGGGAGCTGCCCGGGCCGCGTCCGCCGGAATTTCCCGACTTTGCCGCAAACAACTCCGCCGTGCGGTTCGGCGGCGGGTACATGGCCATCGCCGACACCGGGCCGGAAAGTCAATTCGATTTCACCAACGGTGATGCCGTCACGCTGGAGGGTTGGGTGAATCCGATCGGCATCCGCCCCGGAGACCTTTGGTACGTGATCGGCAAGGGGCGAACCGGTTCGCCGGGCTTTGCACGCGACAACCAGAACTGGTCTCTCCGCGTGACCGGCGACAAGGGCGAGGCACGCGTCAATTTTTTGTTCGCGACCAAGCCGACCGGCGGCGACAAGCACTGGCACCGCTGGACGTCGAAGCAAGGGTTTCCGCTGAACACCGGATGGCACCACGTCGCGATCCGCTATCGTTTCGGTGATCCCAAATCGATTCGCGGGTTCATCAACGGCCAGCCCACCGACGGTGTGTGGGACATGGGCGGCGCGACGAGCGAGCCGCCGGTCGTGGACGATGACGAGGTTCGGATCGGCAGCCGTTTCAAGGGCATGATCGACGCCGTGGCCATCCACCGCGAAGAGCTCGATGACAACACGATCGCGGCAAAGTTTCGACGGGTCGGAGGACCGCGTGTCGTCAAGCTGCAGCCCGAAGTCATGCCCGAGCTGAGTGATGTTCCCGAAGGCCGCGTGTTGATGCAGCTTTTCAGCGGCTTCCCGACACACGACCGTTGGTTGTATGACGGCGAGATGCAGCCGGACGAATCGGCGCGTTGGGTGGGCGATGAATTTCTGCTTCCTCGAATCCCGCTGCAATTCGATGATTGGGGCATTCGTACCGGCTGGAACGCGCCGGTGTTGTTGCGAATGGCCGCCGACGTCGATTTGCCGGTCGGAACGCATGCTTTTCTGTTGCGTGCCCGTGGCCTGGGACGGTTGTGGGTCGACGGCCAGTTGGTGTCGCGAACCAAGGCCCACAGCAAGGCGCCGCCCAACGGTGAGGAACCGATGACGCCGCTCGCGGTGCCGCCACTGCCCGGCGTGCGGGTGCACGGGTATCGGCAACAGGAAGTGATCGCGGAAGCGACGATCCAGCCGCAGGCTGACCGCACGACGCGCCGTTGCCGTGTCGTGTTGGAACTGTTGGTCGGCGGCAGCAGTCGCCGTACCGAGACCGGCGAAGTCTGTGTGGCGATGCTGACCGAAGACGGCACGTCCTATGACGTGCTGGGGGGCGGGACGAAACGTTTGCCGTTGACTGATGAAGCTGTCCAGCCGGCACTCGATCGGATTGAAAACTCGTTGGTACAACTCGACGACCAGCGCCGTCGCGCCGCAGCGGCGTCCCAGGATTCGTTTTGGCATCGACGTCATCAGCTCGCTCGACAATGGACGCAGGAGCATCCGGCGCCGTCGATTCCCGCGCCCGGCGGTCATCCCGTCGACGCGTTTGTCGAGCAGAAGATTGAAACTGCGATCGCCGAATCGGCCGCCGACGATGATCGTCAGAGCGAACACTTTCACGGCAAGGTGCTGCCGTTGCTGCGAGAGCAATGTTTCCGCTGTCACGGCGAAAAGACCAAGGGTGGTTTGAAGTTGGACTCGCGCGCCGCGGCACTGCAAGGCGGTGAATCAGAACTCCCCGCCGTGGTTCCCGGTGATCTGGAATCGAGCGAGTTGATCGCGCAGATCCGCAGCGGAGCGATGCCGCCGACCGATGAGGGATTGTCGAACGAACAAATTAAATTGTTGGAGCAATGGGTCCGCGACGGAGCGACCTGGCCCGCCCCGCCACTGGCGCCCGACCAGGTGGCACTGGCGCCGGTCGTCGGCGACGAAGCGTTTTTGCGACGCATTTATCTGGACACGGTGGGCGTGCCACCGAGTGCCGACCAGGCCAGGGCGTTTCTTGGCGATCAACGCGCCGACAAGCGACAGCGTCTGATCGATGATCTGCTGTCGGACGATCGTTTCGCCGACCACTGGATGAGTTTCTGGCAGGATTTGTTGGCGGAGAATCCATCGCTGCTGAATGCTTCGCTCAATAGTACGGGGCCGTTTCGCTGGTTCCTGTATGATGCGTTGCGGGACAACAAGCCGCTCGACCGCATGCTGACGGAATTGATGTTGTTGCGTGGTGGTGCGTCCGAAGGCGGCAGCGCCGGGTTCGGCGTGGCCGCGGAGAATGACTCGCCGATGGCGGCCAAGGGACACATCATCGCGTCGGCATTTTTGGGTATCGAACTGCAGTGCGCTCGCTGTCACGATTCGCCCTATCACAGCACGACGCAGCAGGATTTGTATTCGTTGGCCGCGATGATGGCCCGCAAATCGGTCAAGGTTCCCGCGACCAGCCGCGTTCCATCCGGGTTCTTTGAAAACCAGCAGAATCGCGAGTCGTTGATTCAGGTGACGCTTGCGGCGGACGAATCGGTCACGCCCGAGTGGCCATTCGCGGAGCAAACCGGTGCGGTCGATGGCGCGGAGATTGACGCGTTGATGATGAAGCCGACCGACACCCGCGAACGACTCACCGCGCTGGTCACGGCTCCCCAGAACACACGGTTCTCCAGCGTCATCGTCAATCGAGTTTGGAAGCAATTGGTCGGCGCGGGGATTGTCGAACCCGTCCACGATTGGGAAGGCCGCGGCGCCAGCCATCCGCAACTGCTCGATTGGCTCGCGCACGAACTTGTTGCGAACGATTACGACCTGCGGCACATCGTGCGTCGGATCGTGACGTCGAAACTGTATCAGCGCTCGGCGATCGGGACGAATCTGCAAGCGTCGTCGGAGTTGCGGTTTTTCAACGCGCCGGAGCGGCGTCGTTTGACGGCCGAGCAAGTCGTCGATTCGTTGCATCATGCGACAGGCAACTCGATCGATGTCGAAGAGCTGACGTTTGTGCATGACGGGCGGCGTCCGCTGAGCAACCGTCAAACGCTGGGGCGTCCCAGCCGGGCGTGGATGTTCGGCGATATCAAGAACGAACGCGATCGACCGAGTCTGTCACTGCCCAAAGCTCGGGCGGTGCTCGATGTATTGGAAGCGTTCGGATGGACGGGCGCGCGGCAAATGCCGATCGTCCAGCGGGAGACCGACCCGAATGTGTTGCAGCCGGGCATCCTGGCCAACGGCACGTTGTCGATGACGCTCACACGGGCTTCGCAACAGAGCCAATTGGCCGAGCTTGCGATCGATGCCGCCTCCGCCGAATCGTTGGTCGAAACGCTGTTCCTGCGTCTGCTGTGCCGTTTGCCGAATTCGGAGGAACGCGAAACATTCACCGCCGCACTGGCCGACGGGTTTAACGAACGTGTGTTGCCCGATTCGGAGATCACGCAATACGAGCCGCCCGAGCCGTTGCCGCTGGTCACTTGGTTCAACCATCTGCGTCCGCGGGCCAACGAGATTCAAGTGGAACTGGAACGCCGCGTCGCGGCCGGCCCACCACCCGACCCGAGGTTGGAAACGTCCTGGCGCGAAGTTTATGAGGACGTCGTTTGGAGTTTGGTCAACCACCGCGAATTTGTTTGGATCCCGTAA
- a CDS encoding right-handed parallel beta-helix repeat-containing protein, translating into MMGLTCRCVLLVLGLLLATPTMADDSGVHIYVSPTGLDSQTGTSEQPFASISRAQQAVRDVRAAGGDQAVTVHLRAGHYRLSQTIRFTAADSGASSEHPVRYRGESGEVVLSGGRRIDGWQRDPEHPGLWKTRVAVPRSGEGDAWRFEQLWVNGRRATRARTPNDGEFFTLLGVGETPVEASSPRLKHTFATRASDLDSLQDTDSDALHDVQVVVYHKWDTTREWLQSCSPGDGLFTTHGSPMKSHNPMKRDCLYFLENDFGALDAAGEWFLDRQGWLFYRPREGETIETVNAVAAALPRLFEFQGDEDDPQRRVLHIHFEGLALRHAEYRIPDEGIRPNQAAMNVDATAVQLDGARGIRFIDCAVEHIGGSGFWFRRACRDCRVERTRVFDVGVSAVRIGETRLVPEPVRTSGIAVDNCILHRGGRILPCAVGVWIGHSSDNAITHCDIADFYYTAVSVGWRWGYADSGAKRNRIESNHLHHIGYRILSDMGGVYTLGPSEGTSVSGNVIHDVYATRYGGWGLYPDEGSSHIVFENNLVYDVRDGGFHQHYGRENIVRNNILAFSEEGQVAVTRAEPHLSFTFERNLVYFDDGRLLGYSGWNNGANVSMNHNLYWRTGGQPFDFAGKTWQQWRDAGHDQNSIITDPMFVDVDRRDFRLRPGSPASSIGFVPFDTTLAGVQGDQAWKDLAAATTYPEPYQVPPPAAVDVRDDFETEHPLSLVSLATLSDEGRKSLFSVVPTPGGNGHCFKVQDAADMRAAFNPHFYWDPHYTQGKSRLSFRIRLEPGVAVACEWRSKTQPYQTGPSLQFSGTAVHSRGQKLFDIEAGTWLHVTMEAIQGQPNGGWQATFELPDGRRHEVGDLTCDPDWTETRWVGFIASARSDGAFYLDDVEMQNE; encoded by the coding sequence ATGATGGGTTTGACGTGTCGCTGCGTTTTGTTGGTGCTCGGGTTGCTGCTCGCAACTCCCACGATGGCCGACGATTCGGGCGTCCATATTTATGTTTCCCCGACGGGGCTGGATTCGCAAACGGGGACATCGGAGCAACCGTTTGCTTCGATCTCGCGAGCCCAGCAGGCGGTTCGTGATGTTCGTGCCGCCGGTGGCGATCAAGCTGTGACCGTTCATCTGCGGGCCGGTCATTATCGACTGAGTCAAACGATCAGGTTTACCGCAGCCGATTCGGGGGCGTCGTCGGAACATCCGGTGCGTTATCGCGGGGAGTCCGGCGAAGTGGTCTTGTCCGGCGGACGTCGAATCGATGGCTGGCAACGTGATCCCGAACATCCAGGGCTGTGGAAGACACGTGTTGCGGTGCCGCGATCCGGCGAGGGTGACGCCTGGCGATTTGAACAATTGTGGGTCAACGGGCGCCGGGCCACGCGAGCGAGGACGCCGAACGATGGTGAGTTTTTCACCTTGTTGGGCGTCGGTGAAACGCCCGTCGAAGCGTCGTCGCCGAGATTGAAGCATACCTTCGCCACGCGGGCAAGCGACTTGGATTCGCTGCAAGACACGGATTCGGATGCGCTCCACGATGTTCAAGTCGTCGTGTATCACAAATGGGACACGACGCGTGAATGGTTGCAATCGTGCTCGCCCGGTGACGGCTTGTTCACGACCCATGGCTCACCGATGAAGTCTCACAATCCGATGAAACGTGATTGTTTGTACTTTCTGGAAAACGATTTCGGTGCACTCGATGCCGCCGGGGAATGGTTTTTGGATCGACAGGGATGGTTGTTTTATCGTCCGCGCGAGGGCGAGACGATCGAGACGGTCAACGCGGTCGCTGCCGCGCTGCCGCGGTTGTTCGAATTCCAGGGTGACGAGGATGATCCCCAGCGGCGCGTTCTGCACATTCATTTCGAAGGGCTGGCCCTGCGGCACGCCGAGTATCGCATTCCCGATGAAGGCATTCGCCCGAATCAGGCGGCGATGAACGTCGACGCCACCGCGGTCCAGCTTGATGGCGCCCGCGGGATTCGCTTCATCGATTGCGCGGTCGAACACATCGGCGGCAGCGGGTTTTGGTTTCGTCGGGCGTGTCGCGATTGTCGCGTCGAACGAACGCGAGTCTTTGATGTCGGCGTCAGCGCCGTGCGAATCGGCGAGACACGGTTGGTTCCCGAACCGGTACGCACGTCGGGAATCGCGGTCGACAACTGCATCCTGCACCGCGGCGGACGAATCTTGCCGTGCGCCGTCGGTGTCTGGATCGGACACAGCAGCGACAACGCGATCACCCACTGCGATATCGCCGACTTTTATTACACCGCCGTTTCGGTCGGCTGGCGTTGGGGGTATGCCGATAGCGGAGCGAAACGCAACCGCATCGAGTCCAACCATTTGCATCACATCGGGTACCGCATTCTCAGCGACATGGGAGGCGTGTACACGTTGGGGCCATCGGAGGGCACGAGCGTCAGCGGCAACGTGATCCATGACGTCTACGCGACCCGTTACGGCGGTTGGGGGCTGTATCCCGACGAGGGCAGTTCCCACATCGTGTTTGAAAACAACCTGGTGTACGACGTTCGCGACGGAGGATTTCATCAGCACTACGGTCGCGAAAATATCGTCCGCAATAACATTCTGGCGTTCAGCGAGGAAGGCCAGGTTGCGGTGACGCGGGCAGAGCCGCATCTCTCGTTTACATTCGAGCGCAATTTGGTTTACTTTGACGATGGTCGGTTGCTCGGGTATTCGGGTTGGAACAACGGTGCCAACGTTTCGATGAACCACAACCTGTACTGGCGCACCGGTGGCCAGCCCTTTGACTTTGCCGGCAAGACGTGGCAGCAATGGCGCGACGCCGGCCATGATCAGAATTCGATCATCACCGATCCGATGTTTGTCGATGTTGACCGGCGCGATTTCAGATTGCGGCCCGGATCGCCCGCATCCTCGATCGGCTTTGTCCCCTTCGACACCACGTTGGCCGGCGTTCAAGGTGACCAGGCTTGGAAGGATCTGGCCGCGGCGACAACCTATCCCGAACCTTATCAGGTTCCACCGCCGGCTGCGGTCGACGTTCGCGATGACTTTGAAACCGAACATCCGCTGTCGCTGGTGAGTCTGGCGACGTTGTCCGACGAAGGCCGAAAGTCACTGTTTTCGGTGGTGCCAACGCCCGGCGGCAACGGGCATTGTTTCAAGGTCCAAGACGCGGCGGATATGCGGGCCGCGTTCAATCCGCATTTCTATTGGGATCCCCATTACACGCAGGGGAAATCGCGACTGAGTTTCCGCATCCGTCTGGAACCGGGCGTCGCGGTGGCCTGCGAATGGCGCAGCAAGACCCAACCCTATCAAACGGGGCCGAGTTTGCAGTTCAGCGGAACGGCGGTGCACAGCCGCGGCCAAAAACTGTTCGACATCGAAGCGGGGACGTGGTTGCACGTCACGATGGAGGCAATTCAAGGACAGCCCAACGGTGGTTGGCAGGCGACGTTTGAATTGCCCGATGGGCGGCGGCACGAAGTCGGCGATCTAACGTGTGATCCCGATTGGACCGAGACGCGTTGGGTCGGTTTCATCGCGTCGGCACGCAGCGACGGCGCGTTCTACTTGGATGACGTCGAGATGCAGAACGAGTGA
- a CDS encoding DUF1501 domain-containing protein, with protein MNMKAFTRRDVLTAAAATAGGLGLASLGRANPSRQETSGNLIQGKTEHVISIWLGGGMGQIDTFDPKRKGDPKKKQPGSYYESIDTAVPGVQVCEHLSNIAPLMDRVTAVRSVHHEMIDEHAAATNRMHTGRPISGTVTYPSLGSIIAHERGAAGDGAPPYVLIGYPNVTRGPGFLGARDSYLYLTDTSRGPAGLSRPDGITPQRQSRREKFLATLQRNGDPTAEQRLIDYDAAIRQSLELSGPSFNRVFQLDREPADLRTRYGGEFGQRCLLSRRLVERGVRFIEVSHNLNFLNGAGWDVHNAGIEQQHKLIQEMDTAVSTLILDLEQKKLLDKTLIVITSEFGRPPEFDSGGGRGHQGTAFSCILAGGGMAHRGVWGETDELSKKIVSNPVGVPDFFATICAAAQVDYRKNLYAGDRPVPITDRGEPIRELLV; from the coding sequence ATGAACATGAAAGCTTTCACTCGACGCGACGTGCTGACGGCGGCTGCTGCGACGGCAGGCGGATTGGGCCTCGCGTCTTTGGGGCGTGCGAATCCGTCCAGGCAGGAAACATCCGGTAATCTGATCCAAGGCAAAACCGAGCACGTGATTTCGATCTGGCTCGGCGGCGGCATGGGCCAGATCGACACCTTTGATCCCAAACGCAAGGGTGATCCGAAAAAGAAGCAGCCGGGTTCCTATTACGAGTCGATCGACACGGCTGTTCCCGGAGTGCAGGTGTGCGAACACCTGTCGAACATCGCGCCGCTGATGGACCGTGTCACGGCGGTCCGTAGTGTGCATCATGAGATGATCGATGAACACGCCGCGGCCACCAACCGCATGCACACCGGTCGGCCGATCAGCGGAACGGTGACGTACCCGTCGCTGGGATCGATCATCGCACACGAACGCGGTGCCGCCGGTGACGGTGCGCCGCCGTACGTCTTGATCGGCTACCCCAACGTGACGCGTGGTCCGGGGTTCCTGGGGGCGCGTGACAGTTATCTGTATCTGACCGATACCAGCCGAGGCCCGGCCGGGTTGAGTCGTCCCGATGGGATCACGCCACAGCGGCAATCGCGGCGAGAAAAGTTTCTGGCCACGCTGCAGCGAAACGGAGATCCGACCGCGGAACAACGACTGATCGATTACGACGCGGCGATCCGCCAGAGTCTGGAGCTGAGCGGTCCGAGTTTCAACCGCGTGTTCCAACTCGATCGCGAACCGGCCGATTTGCGGACACGTTACGGCGGCGAATTTGGCCAGCGCTGTTTGCTCAGCCGCCGGCTGGTCGAGCGTGGAGTGCGTTTTATTGAAGTGTCGCACAACCTGAACTTTCTCAACGGTGCCGGCTGGGATGTGCACAATGCCGGCATCGAGCAACAGCACAAGTTGATTCAGGAGATGGACACCGCGGTGTCCACGTTGATTCTGGATCTGGAACAGAAGAAGCTGCTCGATAAAACGCTGATCGTGATCACCAGTGAGTTCGGTCGTCCGCCGGAGTTTGACAGTGGCGGCGGGCGTGGCCATCAAGGGACGGCGTTCAGTTGTATCCTGGCCGGCGGCGGCATGGCCCACCGGGGCGTCTGGGGTGAAACCGATGAGCTGTCCAAAAAGATCGTGTCCAACCCTGTCGGCGTGCCTGATTTCTTCGCCACGATCTGTGCCGCTGCGCAAGTCGACTATCGAAAGAATCTGTACGCCGGCGACCGCCCGGTCCCGATCACCGACCGCGGCGAGCCGATTAGGGAACTGCTGGTTTGA
- a CDS encoding type II toxin-antitoxin system RelE/ParE family toxin, with product MPRLRYSAASKEDLTEIARFIAKDKPDAARKWVAKLRQRCRLAAKHPDIGDDRSDLGERIRSTYVGSYIIFFRENDDTLEIVRILRGDLEYPFL from the coding sequence ATGCCTAGACTTCGTTATTCCGCAGCATCGAAAGAAGACCTTACAGAGATCGCACGATTCATCGCTAAAGACAAGCCAGACGCCGCACGGAAATGGGTAGCGAAGCTCCGCCAGAGGTGTCGATTGGCTGCAAAGCATCCGGACATCGGTGATGATCGCAGCGATCTTGGCGAGCGCATTCGTTCCACCTATGTGGGAAGCTACATCATCTTTTTCCGTGAGAACGATGACACATTGGAAATTGTTCGCATTCTACGCGGAGATCTGGAGTACCCGTTTCTTTAA
- a CDS encoding glycoside hydrolase family 88 protein produces MNLQLFHLVTAIASCVLLGSTVRGESPAANALDEAISQYPIAGVVRSAIGVTRADTPIPCLLSPESLDADSKKFHILLIGGLDGQLASVRLALEAMVAFQKESKLSQRYTVSCVPCARPDALDRETIHAQSFPPRGNAYNQPDNDVAHYLWRWIGMHAPDLVIDLRAVGNDEWVYPNQPAKLLKELQSHGLDISDRTAPPDSLVAALNQHQASGVGSIPALQTGSRHAIPWITAALDRLSMARPHSEARNEIKRRLSRSPLEIARELSVVYGHQLDSVQYIPALAVIGRMRLGELTNDPQLLRDAIKLGDPYLSGERESMPPKSNGSTLSGHLVFSQLARRSGDSRWTALAKKAADDGFDANGQPKESMPFHNEMSDSVFMGCAILAEVGALTEESKYFDQCVRHLQFMQTLCLRDDGLYRHSPLNEAAWGRGNGFPALGMALSLSALPADTQAHRVCLNSYRDHLQALKEHQDPTGAWHQVIDREESYREFTSTCMITFAIVRGLRQGWIDAREWTPVVEKSWRAIKSRIGSSGQLVDVCTGTGKQKTVRDYHDRTAILGRDDRGGAMALLVATEIAYWEKQ; encoded by the coding sequence ATGAATCTTCAACTCTTCCATCTGGTGACGGCCATCGCGTCTTGCGTTTTGCTCGGTTCCACTGTTCGCGGTGAATCCCCCGCGGCTAACGCCCTCGACGAAGCGATTTCGCAATATCCCATCGCAGGCGTCGTTCGGTCGGCGATCGGAGTCACCCGCGCGGACACGCCGATCCCTTGTTTGCTTTCCCCCGAAAGCCTGGATGCCGACTCGAAGAAGTTTCACATTCTGCTGATCGGTGGACTTGATGGGCAGCTCGCATCGGTTCGACTGGCGCTCGAGGCGATGGTCGCCTTTCAAAAGGAATCGAAACTTTCGCAGCGTTACACCGTTTCCTGCGTCCCTTGCGCGCGTCCCGACGCGTTGGATCGCGAAACGATCCATGCGCAGTCGTTTCCTCCGCGTGGAAACGCTTACAACCAACCGGACAACGACGTCGCCCACTATCTTTGGCGGTGGATCGGCATGCACGCGCCGGATCTGGTAATCGATCTTCGGGCCGTCGGCAACGACGAATGGGTTTACCCCAACCAGCCGGCAAAACTGTTGAAAGAATTGCAGTCCCATGGGTTGGACATCAGTGATCGGACGGCCCCGCCGGACTCGCTGGTCGCCGCGTTAAACCAGCACCAGGCATCGGGGGTGGGATCGATTCCAGCGTTGCAAACCGGCAGTCGCCACGCGATTCCATGGATCACCGCTGCCTTGGATCGTTTGTCGATGGCTCGGCCGCATTCGGAGGCCCGCAACGAGATCAAGCGTCGGCTGTCGCGATCGCCGCTTGAAATAGCTCGGGAACTGTCGGTCGTCTATGGGCATCAACTCGATAGCGTCCAGTACATTCCCGCGTTGGCCGTCATCGGCCGGATGCGGCTGGGCGAATTGACGAACGATCCCCAACTGTTGCGCGATGCAATCAAGCTGGGCGATCCGTATCTGAGCGGCGAACGGGAATCCATGCCGCCCAAATCGAACGGCAGCACGTTGTCGGGACATCTCGTTTTTTCGCAACTCGCCCGACGCAGCGGTGATAGCCGCTGGACGGCGTTGGCGAAGAAGGCAGCCGATGACGGTTTCGACGCCAACGGTCAGCCGAAAGAGTCGATGCCGTTTCACAATGAAATGAGCGATTCGGTGTTTATGGGCTGCGCGATTCTGGCCGAGGTCGGTGCACTGACCGAAGAATCAAAGTATTTTGATCAATGCGTGCGGCACTTGCAGTTCATGCAGACGCTCTGCCTCCGCGATGACGGCCTGTACCGTCACTCGCCGCTCAATGAAGCCGCCTGGGGACGCGGCAACGGTTTTCCGGCGTTGGGAATGGCGTTGTCGTTGAGCGCACTTCCCGCGGACACGCAGGCTCATCGGGTGTGCTTGAATTCGTATCGAGACCATTTACAGGCTTTGAAAGAACATCAGGACCCGACGGGGGCTTGGCATCAAGTGATCGATCGTGAAGAGAGTTACCGAGAGTTCACCAGCACCTGTATGATCACGTTCGCCATCGTTCGCGGTCTGCGACAGGGTTGGATTGACGCACGGGAATGGACGCCCGTGGTGGAGAAATCTTGGCGGGCGATCAAGTCACGGATCGGCTCGAGCGGACAACTCGTCGATGTCTGCACCGGGACAGGAAAACAGAAAACGGTTCGAGACTATCATGACCGCACGGCGATTCTCGGTCGTGATGACCGCGGGGGCGCCATGGCATTGCTGGTTGCAACCGAGATCGCATATTGGGAGAAGCAATGA